The following DNA comes from Microcella sp..
GTGCTCGAGGTGCTTCTCGACGAGGTGCCAGCCGCGCGGGCGCATCACGATCGTCGGAGTGCGCTCGGCGGTCACGCGATACTGCTTGCCCTCGGGCGTCGTGAACTCGAGCTCATCGCGAATCGCGTCCTTGAGCGACAGCTGCCCCTCGATGATGTTCGCCCATGTCGGGCTCGTCGCGTCTTCGAGGTCGGCGAGCCACACGTTGGCACGCGAGTTGAGCGCGTTGATCGTCATCTTCGGGTCGCACGGCCCGGTGATCTCGACGCGTCGGTTCTCGAGACCGGGGCCGGCCCCGGCGACGCGCCAATCGGCATCCGTGCGAATGTGCTCCGTGTCGGGCAGAAAGCGCAGGTCGCGGCCATTGCCGAGGTCGTAGCGCAGCTGCATGCGCTCGGCGAGCAGCCCGTGGCGACGACCGGCGAACCGGTGCTGCAGCTGCTCGACGAAGGCCAGAGCATCCGGCGTCAAGATCTCGTCGTAGCGCGGCCGCATGGGGCCGTTGATGGTGAGGTTCTTCGTATTCATGATCGTCTCCGTGTCTCGTTCGAGAGGTTTAGTGGAACTGCTCTGACTCGGTGGAGCCGACGAGTGCCAGGGTCGCGCTCTCGGGGTTGAGAGCCGTGGCGATGCGGTCGAAGTAGCCGGTGCCCACTTCGCGCTGGTGCTTGGTGGCGGTGTAGCCGTGAGCCTCAGAGGCGAACTCGGCCTCCTGCAGCTCGACATAGGCGCTCATCTGGCGGTCGCGGTACCCGCTCGCGAGCTCGAACATGCCGTGGTTGAGCGAGTGGAAGCCCGCCAGGGTGATGAACTGGAAGGCGTAGCCCATGGCCGACAGCTCGCGCTGGAACTTCGCGATGGTGTCGTCATCGAGGTGGCGCTTCCAGTTGAACGAGGGCGAGCAGTTGTAGGCGAGCTTCTTGCCCGGGAATTCTCGGTGGATGCTCTCCGCGAAGGTGCGCGCGAGCTCCAAGTCGGGCTCGCTCGACTCGACCCAGAGCAGGTCGGCGTACTCGGCGTAGGCGTGCCCGCGTGCGAGCACCGGACCGATGCCGGGCTCGACCTCGTAGAAGCCTTCGGCCGTGCGGCCGCCGGTGAGGAAGGGCTTGTCGCGGTCATCCACGTCGCTCGTGATGAGGTTGGCGGCGAGCGAGTCGGTGCGCGCGATGACGATGGTGGGAACGTCGGCGACGTCGGCCGCGAGGCGAGCGGCGTTGAGGGTGCGGATGTGCTGGCTCGTGGGCACGAGCACCTTGCCGCCCATGTGGCCGCACTTCTTCTCGCTCGCGAGCTGGTCTTCCCAGTGCACTCCCGCCGCGCCGGCCTCGATCATGCCGTGCATGAGCTCGTAGGCGTTGAGCGGGCCCCCGAAGCCGGCCTCGGCGTCGGCGACGATCGGGGCCATCCAGTCCCTTCCGTCTTGCTCGATCTGGCCAGCGCGCAGCAAGGCGTTGTTGATGCGGCGCACGACGGCGGGCACCGAGTTGGCCGGGTAGAGGCTCTGGTCGGGGTAGGTCTGACCCGAGAGGTTGGCGTCGGCGGCGACCTGCCAGCCGCTCAAGTAGATGGCCTTGAGGCCCGCGCGCACTTGCTGCACGGCCTGGTTGCCGGTGAGGGCGCCGAGGGCGTACGTCCACTCCTCGGGGTTCTCGGTGTTCGCCTGAATCTGCTCCCACAGCTTCTCGGCGCCGCGGCGGGCGAGCGTGCGCTCTTCGCGCACGGGGCCGCGCAGCGCGACGACGTCTTCCGCGGTGTAGTCGCGGCGCACGCCGTTCCAGCGGGCGTCGGTCTTCCAACGGGTCTCGAGCTCGGCGGCGGTCTCGGTCTGGTCGCCCGGTCGGTGGTTCGTCATGAGGTGCTCCTAGGTCGGCCGCGGCGGGTTCGTGTTCGTAACTCAGGCTGTGTGACCAGAAGTGGCCCATCAATGAGTCACTTGAGTCACGTCAGCCTGAGTTACGAACACGACACACGCGCTAGCGGGGTCGATGGTGGTCGTGTCAGCAAGCCTGTGCGAAGAATCGACCTGCGAACCAACCGCAACCGACTGAAATACATCAAAAATTCAGTTGCACTGAAAACTGTGGCCTGCCAGGCTCTCGACATGCTCGATTCGCCGCTCTCGCGCCCCCAGGCTGATGAGGTGATCGATTCGTTGACCCTCGGCAAGCGCATCCGTCAATTGCGAACGGATGCTGCGCTCACGCTCGCCGACGTCGCGAGTGCCGTCGGGGTGGCCACCTCGCACATGTCGAGCCTCGAGAACGGCAAGCGCGAAGCGAAACTTAGCGAGCTGCAGTCGGTGGCCCGTGCAGTGGGCGTCACGCTCGACGAGCTGCTCACCCCGACACCGCCGAGCAAGCGCGCGGCGCTCGAGATCGCGCTGGCGCGGGCCCAGGAGGGTCCGCTGTTCGCGAGTCTGGGCATTGCGCCACTTCCGGTGCGCAAGGGCTTGAGCGACGAGGCGATCGAAACTGTGCTGGCGCTGCATGCTGAACTGCAGCGTGTGCACGTCGAGCGCGCGGCGACACCCGAAGAGGCACGACGCGCGAACGCCGAGCTGCGGCGGGCGATGCGCGACCGCGGCAACTACTTCGGGGAGCTCGAGACCGCTGCCGCCGAACTGCTGCGGGCAGTGGGTCACGAGGGCGGGCCGCTGCCGCAGCGCGTCGCGGGCGAGCTCGCCGCGCACCTCGGCTTCTCGTTGCACCACGTGAGCGACCTGCCGAGCTCGACCCGCTCGATCACCGATCTCGAGAACGGGCGCATCTACCTGCCCGTCGCGAACGCGCCGGGCCGCGACCCGCGCACGACCCTGCTGCAGGCTCTCGCCGCGCACGTGCTCGGTCGACCCGAGCCCCGCGACTACGCGGAGTTCCTCACCCAGCGCGTCGAGACCAACTACCTCGCCGCCGCACTGCTGATCTCCGAAGCCGACGCGGTGGCCTTCTTGCAGAAGGCGAAGGAGCGCCGCGAGCTCGCCGTCGAAGACCTGCGCGACGCTTTCGCGGTCTCGTACGAGACGGCCGCGCACCGGTTCACCAACCTCGCCACTGAACACTTGGGCATTCCCGTGCACTTCTTGAAGGTGTCCCCCGCCGGCGTGCTGTCGAAGGCCTACGAGAACGACTCTGTGCAGTTTCCGACGGATGCTCTGGGCGCGGTCGAAGGCCAGCTGGTGTGCCGCAAGTGGTCGGCCCGCCAGGTGTTCGACGAGCCCGATCGCTTCAGCGCGTATCACCAGTACACCGACAAGCCCACGGGCACCTACTGGTGCACGTCGCGCATCGAGTCGGGCTCGGCGGGCGAGTTCTCGATCTCGGTCGGCACGCCGTTCGCGCACGTCAAATGGTTCCGCGGGCGCGAGACCTCGCGTCGCGGCGAATCGACCTGCCCGGATGCGGCGTGCTGCCGGCAGGCGCCGGCGCCGCTCGCCGCGCGCTGGAGCGGCGCGGCGCGGCCTCAGGCGCGCATCCACTCGTCGCTGCTCGCTGCGCTGCCGACCGAGTCGTTCCCGGGAGTCGACCAGACCGAGGTCTTCGGCTTTCTCGAGAGGCACGCGCCGACGGGCGGCGCAGCATGAGGTTCGTCATTGACCCTGGTGCGTCGACGCCTCCGTACGAGCAGCTGCGCGTGCAGGTACGCGACGCGGTCGCAGCGGGCGAGCTCGTGGCAGGAGCCAAGCTGCCGACCGTGCGCGGGCTCGCCGACGAGCTCGGGCTTGCGGTGAACACCGTCGCCCGCGCCTATCGCGAGCTCGAGACCGACGGCGCCATCGAGACCCGCGGTCGAGCTGGCTCGTTCGTCGCGCCCCAAGGGGACGCGGCCACCCGGCAGGCGCAGATCGCTGCACGCGAATACGTCGATCGGGCTCGACGACTCGGGCTCGACGATGCGAGCGCGCTCGAGCTGGTGCGGGCGGCTCAGCGCGGCTAGAGCTCGAGCTCGGCCAGCGCCGGGAAGGGGTTGCCGAAGCGGTGCACCGTCATCGACACGGCCTGCTCGCGCACGAAGGGCAGCAGTTCGACGCGGCCCGCGGCCGTCACCGGCCCCGACCAGATCGCGACGTCGGGGTCGCCGTCGAGCGACTCGTGAAGGGCGCGTGCCACGGCTGCGCCGTCGGGCGCGATGAGGCGGATGCGGGCGGGGCGGGCATCCCGCATGCGCTCGGCAAACCGCGCATCCGCTTCGATCGCGATCGAGGCCGCCCGAAGCTTCGAGGTTCCCGTGTCGAGCAGCGCGAGCAGGCTGGCGGGCAGCGGAGTCGCACTGCTGATCTCGACGCGCGACCCGGCACGAGTGGCGGCGAGCAGCACGCGCACGAGGTCGGACATTATGGCGCCCTCGGCCGCGCGCACCGTCACGCGAGTCGGGCGATACCGCAGAACGTTGCGCTCGACGACGTGGGCGACCGTGCCGCCGAGCTGGCTCGCGTCGCGCGCGATGCCGAACTCGTCGTCCCAGGCGTGCTGATCGCTCACCGCGCCGGCCCGCGCGGCGTCGAATCCTGCGAAGTCGATGCCGGGCTGGCTCGCCTCGAGCACGGCCCGCACGCCGCGGTCGAGACCGCGCAGGCTCAGCGACTCGCGGGGCTCGCGGGGCACGGGTGCGAAGGTGCCGAAGTTCATGACGTACGACGGGCCGCCGGCTTTGGTCGAGCCGCCGACGCTCGAGCGCTTCCAGCCGCCGAACGGCTGGCGTCGCACGATCGCGCCCGTCGTGCCGCGGTTGACATAGAGATTGCCCGCCTGCACCTGGTCGAGCCAGTGCTCGACCTCGTCGACGTCGAGCGAGTGAAGCCCCGCCGTGAGGCCATAGGCCACAGCGTTCTGCAGGTCGATCGCTTCATCGAGGTCGCGTGCGCGCATGATGCCGAGCACGGGCCCGAAGTACTCGGTGGTGTGGAACTCGCTGCCGTCGGCGACGCCGCGCTTGACGCCCGGCGACCACACCGACCCCGTCGCGTCGAGGGCTCGCGGTTGAACGAGCCACTCCTCACCCTCGGCCAAGCGCGTGAGCGCTCCGAGCAACTTGCCCTCGGCGCGATCGATGAGCGGACCAACGACGGTAGTGGGGTCGAGTGCCGAGCCGACGCGCAACGTCGTGACAGCATCCACGAGTTGGCGCTCGAAACGCTCGGACGTCGCGACCGAGCCGACCAGGATCGCCAGGGAGGCCGCCGAGCACTTCTGGCCCGCGTGCCCGAACGCCGACTTGACGAGGTCGGCAACGGCGAGATCAATGTCGGCCGAGGGCGTGATGACGATCGCGTTCTTGCCGCTCGTCTCGGCGAGAATCGGCAGCTCGGGCCGCCACGACCGGAACAGCGCCGCCGTCTGCCACGCCCCCGTCAGCACGAGACGGTCGACGGCCGGGTGCGCGACGAGCGCCTGCCCGATCTCGTTCTCGGGCACGTCGACATAGCGCAGCACGTCGCGCGGCACCCCGGCGTCCCACAGCGCCTCGACCATGACGGCAGCGCTGCGGCGCACCTGCGGCGCGGGCTTGATGATGACGGCGCTGCCCGCGGCGAGCGCCGCGAGAACGCCGCCGGCCGGAATCGCGACGGGAAAGTTCCACGGCGGCACAACGAGCGTCAGCCGCACGGGCGTGAACGTCGCGTCGTCGAGGCGAGCCAGGTCGCGCGCGCTCTCGGCGTAGTAGTGCGCGAAGTCGATGGCCTCGCTCACCTCGGGATCGCCCTCGGCGAGCGTCTTGCCGGCTTCGGCCGCCATCACTTCGAGCAGGTCGGCGCGGCGGGCAGCGAGCATGCGACCGGCGCGGTGCAGGATGCCCGCTCGCTCATCGACCGACCGCGCGGCCCACCCGGCTCCGGCCTCGCGGGTCTCGGCGACGATGCGCTCGATCGCGCCGGCCGAGGCGACCCCGCTCGCGTCGACGAGCGCCTGCCCGCGCGTCGTGGTCTGCGCGCGCTGCAGAATGGCGCGACCCCATTCGCGGTTGCCCGGCAACGCCGGGTCAGTGTCGGCCGCGTTCTCGAAGCCCGAGCGCACTCCGCCGGGCACGGGCAGCCCCTCGTAGTCGTCGAGCGGCCGCTCGTCGAGCCGGTTCTGCACGCGATGCCGCACGGGCGCCCCGGGTGCGGCCTCGAACGTGGCGAGCGAGTCGCGAAAGCGCTGCTCTTCGCGCTCGAAGATCTCGGGTTGCGTCGTGAGCTCGAACACCCCCGACAAGAAGTTGTCGGTGCTCGCGTTTTCTTCGAGGCGGCGAATGAGGTAGCTGATCGCCGAGTCGAAGTCGCTCGGGTGCACGACGGGCGTGTAGAGCAGCAGGTGTCCGACCGTGCGGCGCACGGCATCGGCCTGATCGGGCGCCATGCCGAGCAGCATCTCGACCTCGACGGCCTCGGTGACCCCACGCCCTTCGGCGAGCTTCCACGCCCACGCGATGTCGAAGAGGTTGTGACCAGCGAGCCCGATGCGCACCGCGTCCACTCTCTCGGTGCGCAGAGCGGCGTCGAGC
Coding sequences within:
- a CDS encoding GntR family transcriptional regulator, coding for MRFVIDPGASTPPYEQLRVQVRDAVAAGELVAGAKLPTVRGLADELGLAVNTVARAYRELETDGAIETRGRAGSFVAPQGDAATRQAQIAAREYVDRARRLGLDDASALELVRAAQRG
- the aceA gene encoding isocitrate lyase: MTNHRPGDQTETAAELETRWKTDARWNGVRRDYTAEDVVALRGPVREERTLARRGAEKLWEQIQANTENPEEWTYALGALTGNQAVQQVRAGLKAIYLSGWQVAADANLSGQTYPDQSLYPANSVPAVVRRINNALLRAGQIEQDGRDWMAPIVADAEAGFGGPLNAYELMHGMIEAGAAGVHWEDQLASEKKCGHMGGKVLVPTSQHIRTLNAARLAADVADVPTIVIARTDSLAANLITSDVDDRDKPFLTGGRTAEGFYEVEPGIGPVLARGHAYAEYADLLWVESSEPDLELARTFAESIHREFPGKKLAYNCSPSFNWKRHLDDDTIAKFQRELSAMGYAFQFITLAGFHSLNHGMFELASGYRDRQMSAYVELQEAEFASEAHGYTATKHQREVGTGYFDRIATALNPESATLALVGSTESEQFH
- a CDS encoding proline dehydrogenase family protein codes for the protein MTFDSSAGPHDAAAGDADSAVGLVRQWLRQTEGVKPDASAARLGGLLQDPVGLDFAIGFVDRVARPDDLRVAGRNLEELARSIPSFLPWPLRVLIAIGGPLARLLPWPIVPIARRVLRSMVGHLVIDATPNRLGRTLERLRGEGDRLNINLLGEAVLGDAEADRRLSGITDLVKRNDVDYVSVKVSAIVSQLSMWAFDETVERVVERLTPLYDTAALGVNPTFLNLDMEEFRDLDLTIEVFQRLLDRPALKNYEGGIVLQAYLPEALPALDRLTSWAQARRAAGGAGIKVRVVKGANLAMERVDAALHDWPVAVLPSKRDSDANYKRVLDAALRTERVDAVRIGLAGHNLFDIAWAWKLAEGRGVTEAVEVEMLLGMAPDQADAVRRTVGHLLLYTPVVHPSDFDSAISYLIRRLEENASTDNFLSGVFELTTQPEIFEREEQRFRDSLATFEAAPGAPVRHRVQNRLDERPLDDYEGLPVPGGVRSGFENAADTDPALPGNREWGRAILQRAQTTTRGQALVDASGVASAGAIERIVAETREAGAGWAARSVDERAGILHRAGRMLAARRADLLEVMAAEAGKTLAEGDPEVSEAIDFAHYYAESARDLARLDDATFTPVRLTLVVPPWNFPVAIPAGGVLAALAAGSAVIIKPAPQVRRSAAVMVEALWDAGVPRDVLRYVDVPENEIGQALVAHPAVDRLVLTGAWQTAALFRSWRPELPILAETSGKNAIVITPSADIDLAVADLVKSAFGHAGQKCSAASLAILVGSVATSERFERQLVDAVTTLRVGSALDPTTVVGPLIDRAEGKLLGALTRLAEGEEWLVQPRALDATGSVWSPGVKRGVADGSEFHTTEYFGPVLGIMRARDLDEAIDLQNAVAYGLTAGLHSLDVDEVEHWLDQVQAGNLYVNRGTTGAIVRRQPFGGWKRSSVGGSTKAGGPSYVMNFGTFAPVPREPRESLSLRGLDRGVRAVLEASQPGIDFAGFDAARAGAVSDQHAWDDEFGIARDASQLGGTVAHVVERNVLRYRPTRVTVRAAEGAIMSDLVRVLLAATRAGSRVEISSATPLPASLLALLDTGTSKLRAASIAIEADARFAERMRDARPARIRLIAPDGAAVARALHESLDGDPDVAIWSGPVTAAGRVELLPFVREQAVSMTVHRFGNPFPALAELEL
- a CDS encoding helix-turn-helix transcriptional regulator, with protein sequence MLDSPLSRPQADEVIDSLTLGKRIRQLRTDAALTLADVASAVGVATSHMSSLENGKREAKLSELQSVARAVGVTLDELLTPTPPSKRAALEIALARAQEGPLFASLGIAPLPVRKGLSDEAIETVLALHAELQRVHVERAATPEEARRANAELRRAMRDRGNYFGELETAAAELLRAVGHEGGPLPQRVAGELAAHLGFSLHHVSDLPSSTRSITDLENGRIYLPVANAPGRDPRTTLLQALAAHVLGRPEPRDYAEFLTQRVETNYLAAALLISEADAVAFLQKAKERRELAVEDLRDAFAVSYETAAHRFTNLATEHLGIPVHFLKVSPAGVLSKAYENDSVQFPTDALGAVEGQLVCRKWSARQVFDEPDRFSAYHQYTDKPTGTYWCTSRIESGSAGEFSISVGTPFAHVKWFRGRETSRRGESTCPDAACCRQAPAPLAARWSGAARPQARIHSSLLAALPTESFPGVDQTEVFGFLERHAPTGGAA